In Labrus mixtus chromosome 3, fLabMix1.1, whole genome shotgun sequence, a single window of DNA contains:
- the LOC132971889 gene encoding interferon-induced protein with tetratricopeptide repeats 1B-like: MSAAQSQTTLESLQCHFTWDLDRSRPKLLRLTDKMEDFSTEEGNRKLGHKYNLWGFIQYKLGLNEEAKSLFQKAAETLNKLRDADEGPWLVVNYGNLAWLHHHMGDLEESQAYLSKVDDLMEKYPSPSQDDLHPEIYAEKAWTLMFLGEDREKVVDNYEKAARMQPDMVEWNTSYVIESVNVHKNKNTSLDPDLLDKMRQAKEQDPENLHLAALYLQQCPNEGENIQDEVRELAGNVSTLCCRGMWALLNLYIKYISVDDAIDLAEKVLKEHPDVRFLKRLVAFCYRSKIVYKSRNYPDPEQSTVDRAIALHEELISLYPHDTLEKETDLATIYAKSCDSKAKAEKIYQELLDRDLEPGEKQMLYNKYADYLFFNRKDSHRSTQYHMKAAAIPENSYFRKNSIRILEEKKDRGIMCREIEEFLRNLQEPTQ, encoded by the exons atgaG TGCTGCTCAGAGTCAAACCACACTGGAGTCCCTGCAGTGCCACTTCACCTGGGACCTGGACCGCAGCAGGCCGAAACTTTTACGTCTCACAGACAAGATGGAGGACTTCAGCACAGAGGAGGGAAATAGAAAGCTGGGCCACAAGTACAACCTGTGGGGGTTCATTCAGTATAAGCTGGGGTTAAATGAAGAGGCTAAGAGTTTGTTCCAGAAGGCTGCAGAGACCCTCAACAAGCTGAGAGATGCAGATGAGGGTCCTTGGTTAGTGGTGAACTACGGGAACCTGGCCTGGCTGCATCACCACATGGGAGATCTAGAGGAGAGTCAGGCTTACCTGTCAAAGGTTGATGACCTGATGGAAAAATACCCATCTCCATCCCAGGACGACCTCCATCCAGAGATCTACGCTGAAAAGGCCTGGACCCTGATGTTCTTAGGAGAGGATAGGGAGAAGGTTGTTGATAACTACGAGAAAGCTGCCAGGATGCAGCCGGACATGGTGGAGTGGAACACCAGCTATGTCATAGAGTCAGTGAATGTTcataagaacaaaaacacaagtctgGACCCTGACCTCTTGGACAAAATGAGACAAGCCAAGGAACAGGATCCAGAGAACTTGCACCTCGCTGCTCTCTACCTTCAACAATGTCCtaatgaaggagaaaacattCAAGATGAAGTCCGTGAGTTGGCTGGAAATGTGAGCACTCTGTGCTGCAGAGGCATGTGGGCCTTACTAAACCTttacataaaatacatatctGTTGATGACGCCATTGATTTGGCAGAGAAAGTTCTGAAAGAACATCCAGATGTGCGTTTTCTGAAGAGATTAGTTGCATTCTGCTACAGATCGAAGATAGTTTATAAAAGCAGAAATTACCCTGATCCAGAACAAAGCACGGTGGACAGAGCAATCGCTCTCCACGAGGAGCTGATCTCTCTTTACCCTCATGATACACTCGAAAAGGAAACAGACCTCGCAACTATCTATGCAAAGTCATGTGACAGCAAGGCCAAAGCTGAGAAGATATATCAGGAACTGCTGGACAGAGATCTGGAACCTGGAGAAAAACAGATGCTTTACAACAAATATGCAGATTACTTATTCTTTAATCGAAAAGACTCCCACAGGTCGACACAGTATCACATGAAGGCAGCAGCAATACCAGAAAATTCCTACTTCCGTAAGAACAGCATCAGAAtcctggaggagaagaaagacagaggcaTAATGTGCAGAGAAATTGAGGAGTTTCTCAGAAACCTGCAAGAGCCAACGCAGTAA
- the LOC132972132 gene encoding pancreatic secretory granule membrane major glycoprotein GP2-like, with amino-acid sequence MKAYSDAGLKQTATSVTLNQKIWVELKTTGLDSNFVAVVIDSCWANKNKESDKLPKYDLIKTGCANPKDKSVTVEGNGEGTSSVLSFSMLQFSKSNGDVFLHCKVNLCGKKDKSCAPVCNSKRRRSARNMYLKGAPAFITMAWTS; translated from the exons ATGAAGGCCTACAGTGATGCTGGCCTCAAACAAACTGCAACGTCGGTTACATTGAACCAGAAGATTTGGGTGGAGTTGAAGACTACAGGACTGGATAGTAattttgttgccgtggtgatTGACTCCTGCTgggcaaacaaaaacaaagaatctgATAAGTTACCGAAATACGACCTGATCAAAACAGG CTGTGCAAACCCCAAAGACAAGTCAGTGACAGTAGAGGGAAACGGTGAAGGAACGTCCAGCGTCTTGTCCTTCAGCATGTTGCAGTTCTCCAAGAGCAATGGTGACGTCTTCCTGCATTGCAAAGTCAACCTGTGTGGCAAAAAGGACAAGAGCTGTGCCCCG GTATGTAACTCAAAACGTCGCAGATCTGCCAGGAATATGTACCTAAAGGGAGCCCCAGCCTTTATCACCATGGCGTGGACCAGTTAG